The Paenibacillus polymyxa M1 DNA segment TTGCGAGCATTGCAGTCAGGCACTGGAGAATAATCCGGAGCTGAGTCTGCTCGTAAACCCGCTCCAATAACAGGTATTCAACTGGTCTGATGTACCAGCTTGAGAGGTGAAGCGGTAGTTCCGCTTATGGAGCCTTGGCAGCATTGCTGAGGCTTCTTTTTCGGTTTACATGTAACTATTTATAAGCATAAAGGGGTGCCTTTTTTGTTACAAGCACTTATTCAGGCTTTTACGAAGGATGCTGATTATGCATCCATTGCGGCAGGTATATCCTCAGGCATGAAGGAACAGCTGATATCAGGCTTGTCAGGCTCTTCAAGACAGGTACTGATGGCCGCACTTGCTGAAGATACTGGACGACCGTTAATGGTCATGACGCACAATATGTTTGCCGCTCAAAAAATAGCAGATGATTTGCAGGAAGCGCTTTCTCCTGATCAGGTTTTATTGTATCCAGCCAACGAGTTGGTAGCTGCTGAAGCTGCCATATCCAGTCCAGAGACATTATCCCAACGAATTGATGTATTGATACGATGCGCCCAGGGTTTTCGTGGGGTTGTTGTCGTGCCGTTTTCTGGGGTCCGGCGTCTACTACCAATCCCGGAAACATGGCGTGAGGCTCGTGTTGAGCTGAAAGAGGGAGAAACGATTCAGCTGGAAGCATTTTTGCTGCATATGGTTGAGATGGGATACCAGCGTGTAGAACGTGTTGAATCCCGCGGGGAGATGAGTGTACGCGGGGGAATTATCGACTTTTACCCAATGACAACCCGTTGGGGCTATCGTGTGGAGTTGTTTGACGATGAAATTGACTCCATCCGTATGTTTGATCCGCAAGATCAGCGTTCGGTGGAAAAGGTACAGGAAGTTACTGTAACGCCATGTAAGGAAGTTATTGCAAGCCACCAGCGTATGGACCAAGCTGCCGATGCCGCTGCTATGTTGTTGGAGGAACAGCTGGACAAAATGACAGATCGTCAGGCTAAGCAGCATCTGAAAGAGGAAATTCATCGTGAAATTGAGCTGTTGCGGGAGCATGTGTATTTTGACGAAATCTATAAATATATCTCCCTGCTATATCCTGAACGTAAAACCTTGGCTGATTATATGCCGGCAGATACGATTCTGATCATTGATGAACCAGCACGGATGCTAGAAACAGCCAGGCAGCTAGAGCGGGATGAGTCTGAGTGGAATCTGCATTTGCTTCAAAACGGTAAAACTCTACCACAACTGGAGCTATCGGATAACTCGGATAATCTGCTGTATAATCGGAGATTTCAAACCCTGTTCCTGTCGATCTTCCTTCGCCAGGTTCCGCATACGCAGCCGCAAAATATTTTGAACTTCATTTGCCGGGGCATGCAGGATTTCCACGGTCAAATGAATGTACTCAAGGCAGAGATGGATCGTTGGCGCAAGGCAGGCACACAGGTTATGATGCTGGCGAGTGGAGATGAACGTCTGGATCGGATGCGGCGAGTGCTTCAAGACTACGGTATTGATGAGCCGACTATGGCGATTGGTAATCTGCAAAGCGGTTTTGAGATGCCGTCTATTCATCTGGCGGTGATTACCGAGGGTGAGATGTTCTCCCAGAAGCAGCGGAAAGCACGTAAGCAGGGCCGACATGTAGACAATGCAGAGCGGATTAAGAGCTATAGCGAGCTGAAGGTGGGCGACTATGTCGTACACCAAAATCACGGAATCGGGAAGTATATGGGAATCGGTACGCTGGAGGTTGGCGGTATCCATAAGGATTACATGCATATCCTCTATGCAGGCGGAGATAAGCTGTCTGTACCGATTGAACAAATTGATCTGATTCAGAAGTATGTGGGCTCAGAGGACAAGGAGCCCAAAATTTACAAACTGGGCGGCAATGAGTGGACACGTGTTAAAAGTAAGGTGCGCAGCTCGGTTCAGGACATCGCAGATGACCTGATCAAGCTATATGCGGAAAGACAGTCAGCACCAGGCTTTGCTTTTGAAAAGGATTCGCCGGAGCAACAGGAATTTGAGGATATGTTCCCGTATGATGAGACACGTGACCAGGTTCGGGCTATTGAAGAAATTAAGAAGGACATGGAGCAGAGTCGTCCAATGGATCGTTTGCTGTGCGGTGACGTAGGCTACGGCAAGACTGAGGTGGCTATTCGTGCTGCTTTTAAGTCTGCTATTGAGGGCAAACAAGTGGCTGTGCTGGTACCGACGACGATTTTGGCGCAACAGCACTATGAGACATTCCGTGAGCGCTTTTCTGGGTATCCGTTCAATATTCAGGTATTGAGCCGTTTCCGCTCGCGCAAAGAGCAGAATGAGACGACCAAGGGAGTTCGACAAGGTACGGTTGATATTGTCATTGGTACTCACCGTCTACTTTCACAGGATCTGGTGTTTAAAGATCTGGGGCTGCTTATTGTCGATGAGGAGCAACGTTTTGGTGTCACGCACAAAGAAAAGCTGAAAAAACTGAAAACGAATGTAGATGTGTTGACGCTAACGGCTACACCTATTCCGCGTACGCTGCATATGTCCATGCTGGGTGTACGTGATTTGTCAGTCATTGAGACGCCACCGGAAAATCGTTTTCCAGTGCAAACTTATGTCGTTGAGCATAGCCAGACTCTAGTTCGTGAGGCCATTGAACGCGAGATGGCACGCGGAGGGCAGGTTTATTACCTGTATAATCGCGTGCAGGGTATTCAGGAGATGGCTGCCGAGATCAATGCACTTGTCCCAGACGCCAAGGTGGGCGTAGGCCACGGACAGATGTCTGAAACGGAACTGGAGAAAACCATTTTGGATTTCCTGGATGGTGAATATGATGTACTGGTTAGCACGAGCATTATCGAAACCGGTGTGGATATTCCCAATGTGAATACACTCATTGTGCATGATGCCGATAAAATGGGGCTCTCCCAGCTTTATCAGCTGCGTGGGCGTGTAGGTCGTTCCAACCGGATTGCCTATGCTTATTTCACGTACCAGCGAGATAAGGTGCTTACAGAGGTAGCGGAGAAGCGACTTCAGTCTATCAAAGAATTTACGGAGTTGGGCTCCGGGTTCAAGATTGCAATGCGTGATTTGTCCATCCGCGGAGCGGGTAACTTACTTGGCGCCGAGCAGCACGGATTCATCGCATCCGTCGGTTTTGATCTTTACTCACAAATGCTGGCTGAGGAAATCAATAAACGTAAAGTCAGTGTGCTTGGAGAAGAGGATCAATCCAACCGGAATTGGAGTACATCGATTGATTTGAGCGTCGATGCTTACCTGCCGGGAGACTATATTTATGACAGCATTCAGAAGATTGAGATTTATAAAAAGGTTGCGGCAGTCAGTACCTTTGACGAGGCTTCCGAGCTGGAGGACGAACTGGTCGACCGGTTTGGCGATCTGCCAGAGGCAGTGCGTCATTTGCTGGCCGTGGCCCGTCTCAAGGTGTATGGACGGATGTATGGCATCGAGTCCATTGTTCAACGGGATGACAATATGGTGTTGAAATTTCACGAGGGGCGCCAGCAGGCGCTGCAGACTGCCAAACTTGCCGAGATTGGCAATCGCTTTGAAAGACGTGTACAATTTGAACAGGGTACTTCTATGAGCGTACGCATAAAGGGTAAAGGTCTAAATGATGCACAACTGCTAGAACTGCTGGAGCAATTTTTGAGTGCATTGAAAGAAGCATTCACATTGAAGGAGGAACTGCAAAATGTCACAACTAAATAAAAGAAAACCTTGGAGAATGCTCTCCTTGGGCATGGCAGCGTTGCTAGCTATATCGGTGCTCGCAGCATGTACGAAGCAAGCGGATGAGAATAAGGTCAAGGATGAGCCGAAAGACAACAGCAAGGTTGTCGTGACCTATAAGGGTGGAACGATTACCGAAAATGAGTTCAACCAAGAAATCAGCATGATGAAATTTCTGTACCCAGAGTATGAGGCTGCTTTAGCTTCTGATCAGGTACGTGAGCAAATTGTAAAGCAGGAAGTAGTGTACAAGCTTTTGGCAGCCAAAGCGGACGACAAAGCCAAGGAAGAGGGCGCCAAACAAGGAAACGAGCAGTTGGAGCAGTATAAAAAGTCGGTCGGAGAAGATAAGTTTAAGACATTTCTAAGTGATCAGAAGCTGACCGAACAAGGTGTGAAAGATTACTTCACGCGTGTAATGACGGTAATCAACAGCGAAACCAATAAAGTAACGGATGATCAGCTGAAACAGGAATTTGAAAAAAATAAAGATCAGTTCACGACAGCAACTGTACGTCATGTATTGATTAATTTTGAAGATCCAAAAACAAAGAAACAGCGTACAAAAGAGGCTACTCTCAAGCTGGCCAAAGAGGTAAAGGCAAAATTGGATGGTGGAGCGGATTTTGCAACGATTGCTAAGAAGTATTCGGAAGACCCAGGTTCCGCATCTAATGGCGGGCTGTATGAGAATGCATCTGTAGCGCAATGGGTACCTGCTTTTAAAGAGGCTGCCGAGACTCAACCAATTAACAAAATTGGTGAACCCGTGGAAACAGAATACGGATATCACGTGATCAAAGTGGAGTCCCGCAATGAGCCGACATTTGATAAATTGAAGGACAACGAAAAGGCTGCCCTGAAAAATAAACTAGCTGGGGAAAGTATCCAAAACTTTACCGAAAATGATTTGACGAAGCTTGATTTGAAAATCAATCTGCCGAAGGCACCTGCTACGCAAGAGAAAAGTGGTGCAACGTCCGGTGCGGGCAGCACAACTACGCCGAGCGGAACA contains these protein-coding regions:
- the mfd gene encoding transcription-repair coupling factor; translated protein: MLQALIQAFTKDADYASIAAGISSGMKEQLISGLSGSSRQVLMAALAEDTGRPLMVMTHNMFAAQKIADDLQEALSPDQVLLYPANELVAAEAAISSPETLSQRIDVLIRCAQGFRGVVVVPFSGVRRLLPIPETWREARVELKEGETIQLEAFLLHMVEMGYQRVERVESRGEMSVRGGIIDFYPMTTRWGYRVELFDDEIDSIRMFDPQDQRSVEKVQEVTVTPCKEVIASHQRMDQAADAAAMLLEEQLDKMTDRQAKQHLKEEIHREIELLREHVYFDEIYKYISLLYPERKTLADYMPADTILIIDEPARMLETARQLERDESEWNLHLLQNGKTLPQLELSDNSDNLLYNRRFQTLFLSIFLRQVPHTQPQNILNFICRGMQDFHGQMNVLKAEMDRWRKAGTQVMMLASGDERLDRMRRVLQDYGIDEPTMAIGNLQSGFEMPSIHLAVITEGEMFSQKQRKARKQGRHVDNAERIKSYSELKVGDYVVHQNHGIGKYMGIGTLEVGGIHKDYMHILYAGGDKLSVPIEQIDLIQKYVGSEDKEPKIYKLGGNEWTRVKSKVRSSVQDIADDLIKLYAERQSAPGFAFEKDSPEQQEFEDMFPYDETRDQVRAIEEIKKDMEQSRPMDRLLCGDVGYGKTEVAIRAAFKSAIEGKQVAVLVPTTILAQQHYETFRERFSGYPFNIQVLSRFRSRKEQNETTKGVRQGTVDIVIGTHRLLSQDLVFKDLGLLIVDEEQRFGVTHKEKLKKLKTNVDVLTLTATPIPRTLHMSMLGVRDLSVIETPPENRFPVQTYVVEHSQTLVREAIEREMARGGQVYYLYNRVQGIQEMAAEINALVPDAKVGVGHGQMSETELEKTILDFLDGEYDVLVSTSIIETGVDIPNVNTLIVHDADKMGLSQLYQLRGRVGRSNRIAYAYFTYQRDKVLTEVAEKRLQSIKEFTELGSGFKIAMRDLSIRGAGNLLGAEQHGFIASVGFDLYSQMLAEEINKRKVSVLGEEDQSNRNWSTSIDLSVDAYLPGDYIYDSIQKIEIYKKVAAVSTFDEASELEDELVDRFGDLPEAVRHLLAVARLKVYGRMYGIESIVQRDDNMVLKFHEGRQQALQTAKLAEIGNRFERRVQFEQGTSMSVRIKGKGLNDAQLLELLEQFLSALKEAFTLKEELQNVTTK
- a CDS encoding peptidylprolyl isomerase, whose product is MSQLNKRKPWRMLSLGMAALLAISVLAACTKQADENKVKDEPKDNSKVVVTYKGGTITENEFNQEISMMKFLYPEYEAALASDQVREQIVKQEVVYKLLAAKADDKAKEEGAKQGNEQLEQYKKSVGEDKFKTFLSDQKLTEQGVKDYFTRVMTVINSETNKVTDDQLKQEFEKNKDQFTTATVRHVLINFEDPKTKKQRTKEATLKLAKEVKAKLDGGADFATIAKKYSEDPGSASNGGLYENASVAQWVPAFKEAAETQPINKIGEPVETEYGYHVIKVESRNEPTFDKLKDNEKAALKNKLAGESIQNFTENDLTKLDLKINLPKAPATQEKSGATSGAGSTTTPSGTTSGTGDSKAGTTKDGAANEGK